The genomic DNA CCAATCGACGCGCAGATCGGTGACCCTCCAGCCGGAGCCGTTGACCACGGACAGGCCGGCGGAGTGGACGGGCCCGGCTTCGCCGCCGGCGGTCATCGCTGCCTCGAAGGCTGCGAAGAGGCGTTCTTCGAGACGACCGGTCGCAGACAGCGCGGTCTCGACGAAAGCGTCGAGGACTGTCAGGTCGGCGAGCATATTTCCTCCGGCCACGGCGTTGTTCTCGGTGCGGGCACCGAAGATGCCGAGCGCCTGCGCACCCGAGTGTGCGGCGGTTTTCCCGGCGGCGTCGATGACGAGCAGCTGCCGAAAGTCGATCGCGGTGGGATCGGCGGCGGCGACGACGGCGTCGAGCGCCGACTGCGCATTCTTGCCCGAAGCCATCTCAGAGATGATCGCCGGACCGAGCCGCGGGTCGGTGATGTTCTGGGAGTTCACCCCGCCGATCCCGTCGGCCAGGCTGATGCAGCGTGCGGCAACGGCCGGCGAGGATGAGGAGATCGCGGAGCCGAATTCCCCGGTTTCGGGATCGTGGAGGAGGAGCGAGAAGGTCACTGGGCCACCTCGGTCCGTCCCGCCTCGGCGGTGTTGCTGATGACGGCGGTGGCGTCGATCTCGACGAGCCACTCGGGGCGCGCCAGGGCCTGGACGACGATGCCGGTCGAGACGGGGAAGACGCCCTTGAGCCACTTGCCCATGGTCCGGTAGACGTCCTCGCGGTAACGGGGATCGATGATGTAGACGGTGACCTTGACGATGTCGGCGAGGCTGCTGCCGGCTTCTTCGAGGAGCATCGCGATGTTCGCCATCGCCTTCTCCGCCTGAGCGGTGACATCGCCGATGCCCACGGACTCCCGGGTCTCGAGGTCCTGGCCGATCTGTCCGCGCAGGTAGACGACGCCGCCGGCGACGACGGCCTGGCAGAGATCGTTGTCGAGATTCTGTTCCGGATAGGTGTCCTTGGTGTTGAACATTCTCAGTCGTGTGTGCGTCGGCTCTGCCATGGCGGCGTCTCCTCGTCGAGTGAAGCGGTCGTTGTCTGCCACCCATTCTCGAGACATTCCATTCATCTGTGAAATAGTTATAATTTAGTCAGAGCATCTACAAAACAGATTCTTCATCGCAGGGAGCCGCAATGGTGCAGAGATTCGCGATCACGCTCACCCAGCTGTCCTACTTCGCCGAATGCGCGAAGACGCTCAATATGACCGAGGCCAGCCAGGAGCTGCACATCGCCCAGTCGGCTGTGTCGACGGCGATCAACCAGCTGGAGAAGGCCCTCGGGGCTCCGCTGTTCGTCCGTCAGCACTCGAAGGGCCTCGTGCTGACCTCGGCCGGCGAGAGCCTGCTCCACGAGACCCGGGAGATCTTCGGGCGGATCACCGACGCCGTCGACTCGATCCAGGCCGGCCAGCGTGAGGTGCGCGGAACCATCGTCATCGCCTGCTTCCAGACGATCGCACCTTTTCTGCTTCCGCAGCTGCTCCAGCGATTGGGCGAACGTCATCCCGACCTGACCGTCGAGGTCGTCGAGGGGGACCACGAGGAGAGCATCGACGCCCTGCGCAGCGGTCGGGTCGAACTCGCGCTCAACTACGACCTCACCGAATCCGACGGCATCCGCGCCGAGATCGTCGGCGAGGCTAGGCCGCACGTCATCGTCGGAACCGATCACCGTCTCGCCCGTCGGAAGAAGGTCTCGCTGAGCGAGCTCGCCGAGGATGACTTCGTCGTCCTCGACCTGCCCGACAGCCGCGAGTACTTCCTCAACATGCTGCGCCTGGCCGGCATCACCCCGCATGTGCGCTACCGCAGCTCGAGCTACGAGACCGTGCGCTCGATGGTCGCCATGGGCCTCGGGTTCTCCATCCTCAATCAGCGGCCGCGTATTCGGCAGACCTACACGGGGGAGCGGACGACGATTCTCGAGATCTCCGATCCCGTCCCCACCCTGCACGTGGCCGTGTCCACCCTGGCTCGATCCGGGCAGACGGCGAAGGCCGCTGCCGTGGCCGACGTCGTCCGCGAGATCCTCGCCGAGGTGGCCCCCGAGTCAGGCTGAGAGCGTTTCCGTTAGATACCCCTAAGTGATCGACAAATGGGTACTGCATCTATTCATAAGATGCAGTGGACCGTGAAGAACTATTGGCATTGCCGCTTCCACCTGCGGTTTGCTGGAAGGCGTCAGGGCAACATCGAAGTTGTGCCCGCCAGCAACGAAGCACATGCCGCCGCAGCGCGGCACCGACGGAAGGGTGTCCATGTCGAACACAGCCGCAGAAACCACCGAGGTCGTCGTCATCGGCGGCGGCCAGGCCGGAATCGCGATGAGTGAGCATCTCAGCGAGCGGGGAGTGGCCCATGTCGTCCTCGAGAAGGATCGGGTCGCCGAAGCCTGGCGCTCCCGCCGATGGGACTCCCTCGTCGCCAACGGGCCCGCCTGGCACGATCGCTTCCCCACACAGGAATTCGAAGAGACCGATCCTGATGGATTCGCCACGAAGGCAGAGGTTGCCGATTACTTTCAGAAACTTGTCGATCGCAAAGACCTGCCAGTGCGAACCGGTGTGACAGTCACCTCGGTCGATGAGAACAGCGGCAGCCGAGGCTACCGGGTGACCACCGACTCAGGTGTCATCGATGCCGACTACGTGGTGTCGGCAACCGGTCCGTTCCAGACCCCGCGAATTCCCGGACTCATTCCGGAAGACGCAGGGTTCACCCAGATGCATTCGAGCTCGTACAAGAACCCTGACCAGCTCGAAGACGGCGGAGTCCTCGTGGTCGGAGCAGGGTCTTCGGGCGTTCAGATCGCCGCAGAGATTCAGAACTCGGGCCGTCCGGTTCATCTCGCCGTCGGTCCCCATGATCGTCCTCCCCGGTCCTACCGTGGCCGCGATTTCTGCTGGTGGCTGGGCGTGCTTGGACTGTGGGATCTCGTGACGCCGCCTGCCGGAGCGGAACACGTCACTATTGCTGTCAGTGGTGCCGGAGGCGGACATACCGTCGACTTCCGGGACCTGGCCGATTCCGGAATCACGCTCCTCGGGCGAGCCAACGGTTACTCGGATGGGAAGCTTGTTCTGGGGACGGATCTGCAGAAGAACATCGCCAATGGTGACGAGAACTATCTCTCGCTGCTCAACGCGGCCGACGAATACATCGAACGCAATGGCCTCGACCTGCCGCCTGAACCCGAGGCTCATGTGCTCGGAGCAGACCCGGAATGTGTCACGAATCCGATCCTGGAACTCGATCTTGCTGAGGCAGGCATTCGCACGGTGATCTGGGCGACCGGGTTCGGAGTCGACTATTCGTGGCTCAACGTTGAGGACGTGCTGGACGAGTCCGGTTACCCGGTTCATGCACGCGGAGTCTCGCCCGTCCCCGGAGTGTATTTCCTCGGTCTGCCGTGGCTGTCGCGGCGTGGATCGAGCTTCATCTGGGGAGTTTGGCACGATGCGAAATACATTGCCGACCAGATCGACATTCAGCGTATGTATCGCGACTACGCCCCTGCGCAGGCCAGGGTTGCAGCAATCGCAGTCTGATTGAGCCAGTAACTGACGGGCGGCGGACGTTTCGGCTCAAAAGATGGGCGAAATGATCTGTAGTCGATTGATCAGCCCCCGTATTTCCGCCGCCCGTCCGTTGCCTCCGAATCCGCCTTCGGTTGGCTCGGAAAGTATGAGATTGTGAAACCACTATGACTGAGTCGAACGCCTCCGCAGATCCCAACACCGCCTCTCTTCCCCTCAACTCGTCGACGTCGACGAGCCCGATTCCCACGAGCCAGAACCAGCCCACCCGCACCGAGACCGACTCCATCGGCAGCCTCGAGATCCCCGACACCGCCTACTGGGGAGTGCACACGGCCCGGGCGAACGAGAACTTCCCCATCGCCCGCCGCCCCATCTCCGTCTACCCCGACTTCGTCCGCGCCTTCGCCTGCGTCAAACAGGCCGCAGCCCGGGCCAACGCCGAGATCGGGGCGCTCGACGACCAGCGCGCGAACCTTATCGACGCCGCCTGCGAAGAGATCAAGTCCGGCAAACTCCACGACCAGTTCGCCGTCGGCGTCGTCCAGGGCGGAGCCGGCACCTCGACGAACATGAACGCCAACGAGGTCATCACCAACCGGGCGCTCGAGATCGCCGGCCGGTCGAAGGGCGACTACGCGTTCATCCACCCCAACGACCACACGAACCACAGCCAGTCGACGAACGACACCTACCCGACCGCGATCAAGATCGCGCTGGCGTTCTCACTGCAGAATCTCCTCGGCGAACTCACGCTCCTCGCCGATGCCTTCGCCGCGAAGGGCCGCGAGTTCGCCCATATCGTCAAGGTCGGGCGCACCCAGCTGCAGGACGCCGTGCCGATGACGCTCGGCCAGGAATTCAACGCCTTCGCCACCACCCTGCGCGAGGACGTGCAGCGCCTCGAGGAAGCCGTCGCCCTCCTCGGCGAGGTGAACATGGGTGCCACCGCGATCGGCACCTCGATCAACGCCCCGGCCGGGTACAAGGAAACGGTCATCAAACACCTGCGGCAGATCACCGGGCTCGACCTGAAAACGGCCGGAGACCTCGTCGAATCCACCTCCGACACCGGTGTCTTCATCACTTTCTCCGGTGCGCTCAAGCGCAGCGCGCTGAAGATGTCGAAGATCGCCAACGACCTGCGGCTGCTGTCGTCGGGGCCGCAGGCGGGCATCGGTGAGATCAACCTGCCCGCCCGTCAGGCCGGATCGTCGATCATGCCCGGCAAGGTCAATCCCGTCATCCCCGAGGCGGTGTCCCAGGTCGCGTACTCCGTGGCCGGTGCCGACGTCACCGTGTCCATGGCCGTCGAAGGCGGACAGCTGCAGCTCAACGCCTTCGAACCGATCATCGCCCACTCGCTGTTCCAGTCGATCACGTGGCTCGAACGAGCGGCCCAGACCTTCCGCATCAACTGCGTCAACGGCATCACCGCCAACGAGGCGCATATCGAAGACACCGTCGACCGCTCGGTCACCGTCATCACCGCGCTCGCCCCGGTCATCGGCTACGTCGCCGCAGCAAAACTGGCGAAGGAAGCATTGGCGAAGAACGAACCCATCGCCGATCTCGTCGTCGAGCACGGGCTGCTCGAGCGGAATGAGCTCGGCGAGATCCTCCACCCCGAACGGCTGACCGGCATGCCCGCCGACGATTCCGTGGACAACACTGCCACCAGCACCGAGGCGGTTCCCCGGGATGAGGTGACCACCGAGCTTCCGATCATCCCCGACCCGAAGGGGTAAGCGGCTCGCGCAGGGCCGGCAGCTCCCTGTTCCGGATCAGGACTCGAGCGACCGCCAGGCATCGTAGGAGCCGGCGAGCTCGGCGACCCGGTATCCGGCGCGGCGCAGGGCGCTGGCGGTGATGCTGCTGCGGGTGCCGCTCTGGCAGTAGGTGACGATCCGGCCGTCGCTGGGTAGGCGGTCGAGTTCCCACAGGGCGCGGCCGCCGCTGAGCTGGGTTGCACCGGGGATGTGGCCGCCGGCGTGCTCGTTCTTCGAACGGACATCGACGAGGCGGATGTCGGCTGCGTCTGCCAGGTTCGCCGGGTCGACCAGGTCGACCGGTTGCAGATCCATCCCGGCAAGCGAGGTCACGTAGCCGGTGACCGTGTCGATGCCGACCCTGATGAGATGATCCCGGAACTCCGCCGCCTGCTCGGCATCATCGGCGAGGACGACAATCGGCGTCGACTCCGCGGCCGGGTCGAAGACCCAGGCGCCGAAGCTCGCGGCCTTTCCGGGCCCCGGGATGTGCAGAGCCCGGCCGGGGTGCCGGCATGGACATCCGCGGTCGGACGGGTGTCGATGAAAACTGCCGAGCCGTCCTCGATCCTCTCCTGCACGCGACCGGCGTCGAATTCCTCGAGCTCGGCGAGCTCGCCGAGGAGAGACGGGCCCTCCCGGTTCTCGGTCTTCATCCTGGCGAAGTAGGCGTGGGCGTCGGGCTGCCCGGACAGCAGTTCGTCGACGAAGCCCTGCTCATCGCCGCTCTCGAGGAACGGCGACCACCAGGCGAAGGCGCGCTCGTAGCCGACGGTGGTCGTCGGAACGGCCCCCAGGGCTTTGCCGCAGGCGCTTCCGGCGCCGTGTGCGGGCAGGATCTGCACGTAGTCGGGGAGGGTGAGCAGGCGGTCGCGGAGGCTGGCGAAGAGGTCGCGGGCACCGGCGAAGCGGGTGTCGGAGCCGCCGGCCGCCTCGTCGAGGAGGTCCGGGCGTCCGGTGTCCCCGACGAAGACGAAGTCGCCGGTGAGCATGAACCCCGGCGCGTCGGCCTGGGCACCGTCGGTGACGAGGAACGACAGGTGCTCGGGAGTGTGGCCGGGGGTGTGCGAGGCGCGCAGGGTGATCTTGCCGAGGGCGATCTCCTCACCGTCGTGCAGGCGCACCGCGTCGTCGAAGCCCGCCCCGTAGGACCAGTCGGGTCCGCCTTCGTCGGAGACGTACATCGTCGCGCCGGTGGCGGCGGCGAGTTCGCGGGTGCCGGAGAGGTAGTCGGCGTGGATGTGGGTCTCGGTGACGGCAGTGATCGTCAGTCCGTGGTGGTCGGCGAGTTCGCGGTAGACCGCGATGTCCCGGCGGGGATCGACGACGATCGCCTCTGCACTGGCCTGGCAGGCGATGACGTAGCTGGCGTGGGCGAGGTCGGCGTCGAAGATGCGTTCGAGGAGCATGGGAGTCTTCTTTCCGTGGTCGAGGGGTGTTTGGTCTGCCGTGTGGTCAGCGGCCGAAGAGGCGGGAGAAGAAGCCGGGCTTGGCCGCTCGGGCCGCATCCTCTTCGGCCTGGGTGTGCTTGCCGTTGCACCACTGGCCGGCCGGGACCGTGCTCTTCACCGACTGGATGTGCTGCCCGCATCCTGCCCACGTGGTCTTTCCGCATACTCGGCACGTCGCTGCTCGACACATAGCTGTCTCCTTCTTCGGCCATCGCTGGCCTGTTCATCATTGGCTTCATATACTGAGTATTTGAAGCTTTGGGGACCAGTCGATCGTGCGTTTGGGAGCCACCGATATTGCCGGTGGGGGCCAGCAGCCGGGACTATCGGGTCCACCAGCCACCCACCGACGGTTTCTCACGAATTCAGAGCAGCATGTTCACGCATGTTATGACTGCCAGTCTCGACCCAGATCGTGTTGTGCACGATTCGGTCCATGATCGCATCCGCGTGGACTCCAGACCCCAGTCGTTGATGCCAGTCCTTCTTCGCATACTGGGTACAGAACACCGTCGATGCCGTGTCGTAGCGGCGCTCGAGCAGTTCCAGCAGCATACTGCGCATAGCCTCATCGGGAGGATCGAGTAACCATTCGTCGATGACGAGGACGGTGAACGCGGCGTATTTCTTCAATAACTTCGTCGTGCCCAGCGGTTTGTCCTTTGCTAGTGCCCAGGCCTCTTCCAGATCAGGCATGCGAATGTAGTGAGCTCGGATCCGGTGCTGACAGGCTCGTTTTGCTAGAGCACATCCCAGATAGGACTTTCCCGAACCGGTGAATCCTTGGAACACGACGTTCTGGCCGCGGTCGATGAAGCCGCAGGTTCCTAGCTGCGCGATCACGTTCTGATCCAGTCCTCTCTCATCGACGCGGGACAGTTGCCGCAGGTCCGCTGCCGGGTATCGTAGTCCGGCCCGGCGGATGAGTCCTTCAACTTTGGCATGGTTGAACCTCGAGTGGGCTTCGTCGACGATCAACTGCAGGCGTTCATCGAAGCTCATTCCCATAGTCAGGTCCTCGTCCTGGGACTCGAGTGCCTCCAGCAAAGGTGTCGCACCCATCTCGCGCAGCTTGCGCTTGGTTTCTGTATCGATCGCCGTCACTGTCGGCCTCCTGCATAGTAGGAGGCTCCACGAACGTAACCGCCGTGCTCGACAGGCTGAGCCTCGTCGGCTCTGGTGTGGTCTTGCCCTGTGACCAGGATCGGGTTCACATGCGCATAGCGTGGGGACCTCACCGGACCGGCCAAAGCGATCCGGCAGGCCGCCTCGACCCTTTCAGCAGAGTAACGGCGGGCCAGCCTCAACACCGCCAGGGCCGGGTTGAGTCCTTGCTCGTCGATGGGAACAGACTCGAAAATGCGATCGATGACAACCAGTGCCGATGGACCGATCCGCTCGGCCCACTGGCGGGCTCGCGGTTTGTCCCACAGCTGGTACTTCTCGCCGACCGGCAGGTCGGCCTCATTCGTCCGATACTCATTCGCTGCCGTTACCGGTAGCAGCAGGTGCGTCGTGATCCTCTCATGGCCGGAATAGACCTCAAGACTGCGATCGGTGATTCGCAGATCAACCTTGGCGCCGATATGGGCAAACGGCACTGAATAATAGTTCCGCGCCCAACTGACATGCCCATTCCTGGCCACCCGGCGCCCGTAGACCCACCGGCTGATCTCGTAGGCAACCTGCGGCAATCGCCTCAGCAGTGGCTGCTCATCGGTGGTGAAGACGCTGAGTCTGGAACCTGGCCGCTTCTGGAAGGGCTCGGCGTTATAGGCTGCGACTCGCTCCTCGATCGCCGATGCCAGTTCCGGCAGCGAAGCAAACCGTCGGTCCCGAAGTCCCGCGATCACCCACGTGGCCACATGCCCGACAGTGTTCTCCACACTCGCCTTGTCTTTCGGTGCTCTGATCCGGCCCGGAAGCACTGCCGCCGAATAGTGGGCAGCCATTTCCCGATAAGCATCGTTGAGCACGACCTCACCATCGCGGGGATGAGCGATCACTCCGGTTTTGAGGTTGTCCGGCACGATCCTCGGCGTCGATCCGTCGAAAGCGGTGAACATTGCCACATGCGCCCGCAACCAGGAATCCTGGCTCATATCCAGACTCGGATACACGAACGCGTACCGGCTGAATGGCAGACACGCGACGAACAGATACACGGTCACAGGCTGACTCGCCCCCGACGGATACAGTCGCATCGTCGGCCCCGACCAATCGACTTCGATCGTCTGCGCGGCCTTGTGACCGACTCGGGAAGCGGCGCCAGTGACCAGCACATGACGTTGATAGGTGCGGCAGAACCGGTCGTAGCTCATCGCCGCATCACCAGCAGCAGCGCATGCATCGACATACTCGCCATGGAGGAGCTTCAGCGTCACCCCGACCCGAGCCATCTCCTTATGGATTCGTTCCCAGTCGGGTTGGGCGAACACACTGTGATGGTCGCCGCGGCCCGGGAACAACAGACTGTACACCTCACCATCGGGGCAGTCTTTGACATCATCCCAACTCAGGCCGGCAGCATTCGCGGCATCGAGGACTTGGGTGACAGACTTACGGGACATCGCCTGAGACGATGCAATAGCTCTTCCCGAGAGCCCCTCGGCCCGAAGCTGTAGAACCAGCTTCGCTCTGATCTTGCGTACCATGAATATTCTCCTTCTGCCGCGTGCCCTATACACGCGGCGGAAGGAGCTTATACGTCAGTGGCCCCCATGCACGCCATAGCTGGCCCCGAACCACACGATTATCTGATCAGGCGTCCGGCCCCCGAACCCACGATTGACGGCCCCCAATAAAGCGGATATTCAATATACCCTCGGGGGTATGCATTCAATATACCCTTAGGGGTATAGTTGATGTCAACATCGAGAATGTGAAAGGACGACGATGAGCGAACGCGACACAGCTCTGACCGAGCCGACAGGGGCAGAGGGAGACCCGGGGGAGCGGATGCTGGCCGACCCCGCTGCGCAGAAGAAGATCCTCAACCGACTGCGCCGGGCACAGGGGCAGCTCGGTGCGGTGATCACCGCGGTCGAGGACGGAAGTCACTGCCGCGACGTCATCCATCAACTCTCAGCGGTGTCGAAGGCCCTCGACCGGGCCGGTTTCCTCATCATCTCGACGGCGCTGCGGGAATGCCTCGAGGACGACGAGGACGATGTGCGCACCGACGAGCTCGAGAAGCTCTTCCTCTCAATGGCCTGATGAGGACGGAGGGGTGTGACGGGGCATGTGCCTACGGCCCCTACCCCTCGAGCAGCCCCTTGATGTCCGCGGCGGTCACGGTCTGGCTGAACGCCTGGCCGTCCGGGCCGCGGCCCTGATACGTGCCGGAGTCGGACATGAGCTCGTCGAAGAGTTCGGCCTTGCGCTTCTGCAGAGCGAGCACCTTCTCCTCGATCGTGCCCTCGGCAACATAGCGGTAGACCATGACGTTCTTCGTCTGCCCGATCCGGTGCGCCCGGTCGATCGCCTGATTCTCCGAGGCGGGATTCCACCATGGATCCATGAGGAAGACGTAGTCCGCCTCGGTGAGGTTGAGCCCGAACCCACCGGCCTTGAGGCTGATGAGGAACACCGGGGCCTCACCGGATCGGAACGCGTCGACCACCGCCCCGCGATTGCGCGTCGACCCGTCGAGGACGACATAGGGAATCCCGCGAGCGTCGAGGTCCGCGGCGACATTGGCCAGGAACGACGTGAACTGGCTGAACACGATCGACCGGTGGCCCTCGGCGATGACATCGTCGAGCCGCTCCAGGAGCGCGGCCAACTTCGACGACGGCACCTCAGTATGTTCGGCATCGACGATCGACGGGTCGAGCGCGAGCATCCGCAGCAGCGTCAGCGACCGGAAGACGATGAACCGCTGCTTGTCGTATTCGCTGTCGATGAAGCCGAGGATCTTCTTCCGCTCCTTCTGCAGAATCCGATCGTAGAGTCTGCGGTGCGCGGCATTGAGCTCGACCGAGATGACCTGTTCCTGCTTCTCCGGCAGGTCTGCGGCGACGAGATCCTTCGTCCGCCGCATCATGAACGGTCGGATCCGCCGCTGCAGACGCTGCATCCGTCCCGGATTCTCACCCGACTCGATCGGACGCACGTACTCTTCCTCGAACCGGTGAGGACTCGGGAACAGTCCGGGCGCCGTGATCGAAAACAGCGACCACACGTCCTTGAGCGAGTTCTCCAGAGGAGTGCCCGTCAGCGCCAAGCGGAACGGTGCCCGCACCTCCTTCGCCGCCAGGTGGGTCTGTGCGGTGGAGTTCTTCACGAACTGCGCCTCGTCGAGGATGAGCCCCGCCCACTCCATCCGCGAGATCGGGGTCTCCTCCAACCTCAAGATCGCATACGACATGACGATGACATCTGCACCGTCGACCACCTCGGCGAGGTCGACCCCACGCGCCCGCGTCGACTCGGCGATGACACGAACGTCGAGGTCAGGGGTGAAGGAGGCTGCCTCCTTCACCCAATTCGGGACCACTGAGGTGGGAGCGATGACGAGGAAGGGTGTGTCCGCTTTCGCGTGCTTGATGAGCGCGAGCGTCTGCAGGGTTTTGCCCAAGCCCATGTCGTCGCCGAGGATCCCGCCGAGCCGGCACGAGTACAGCAGCGCCAACCACCGGAAGCCCTGCACCTGATATGGGCGCAGGGTCGCGCCGTTCAGGTCGGGCACTTCGGTGGCGGGCAGGTGCTCGAGGTCGGCCAGGGCGCGCACCGAGTCTCTCCAGGTCACGGCCGGTTCGGACTCGTCGGCGAGGTCCTCGAAATCCGACCACAGACCCACATGCATCCGGGAGATCTTCGGCGCTCCGGGCTCCCATTCGGGGA from Brevibacterium sp. JSBI002 includes the following:
- a CDS encoding DEAD/DEAH box helicase, with protein sequence MPESQPAAGSALPADWRDAFAPLAAAAPHSHTPVALGFELVQVIPRTWFEAQHSVVLDKDDVTPGANPSLAIRPLMLSESGNWVKKSLSWRTIDRMARQFDIDPAHQEWFTQLAGLRTRGKTDFTPDGAPYHLVDFRTPLLWDHFTQGKKLGIEFVGINPDMTVRIGHNAKAAIDIRRSRNRLNVQTRATIDEREYAPGLIKPIWTHGFFGIDVTSGFTVTLAPAETPTKESALPVLQSPGPITIPAAEAEEFFEEYYPQLRSSAEVISSDATVAFPQYGRPRLVVFAAFGAGDKLSLSWYWEYQGPRRTFPVIDRLRLSAASAREYAEQRELDFEDAVVTEVDKLLADTHETGSALPTIRDVELDDADTADFVVNVLPGLEEIEHVKVITRGKKQPYRELGGEPNVKITSVESEKNDWFDLGFQISIDGHPVPFVKLYKALAAGTKKIKLSDDSFLSLNKPIFDKLKALLAEADLIPEWEPGAPKISRMHVGLWSDFEDLADESEPAVTWRDSVRALADLEHLPATEVPDLNGATLRPYQVQGFRWLALLYSCRLGGILGDDMGLGKTLQTLALIKHAKADTPFLVIAPTSVVPNWVKEAASFTPDLDVRVIAESTRARGVDLAEVVDGADVIVMSYAILRLEETPISRMEWAGLILDEAQFVKNSTAQTHLAAKEVRAPFRLALTGTPLENSLKDVWSLFSITAPGLFPSPHRFEEEYVRPIESGENPGRMQRLQRRIRPFMMRRTKDLVAADLPEKQEQVISVELNAAHRRLYDRILQKERKKILGFIDSEYDKQRFIVFRSLTLLRMLALDPSIVDAEHTEVPSSKLAALLERLDDVIAEGHRSIVFSQFTSFLANVAADLDARGIPYVVLDGSTRNRGAVVDAFRSGEAPVFLISLKAGGFGLNLTEADYVFLMDPWWNPASENQAIDRAHRIGQTKNVMVYRYVAEGTIEEKVLALQKRKAELFDELMSDSGTYQGRGPDGQAFSQTVTAADIKGLLEG
- a CDS encoding aspartate ammonia-lyase; its protein translation is MTESNASADPNTASLPLNSSTSTSPIPTSQNQPTRTETDSIGSLEIPDTAYWGVHTARANENFPIARRPISVYPDFVRAFACVKQAAARANAEIGALDDQRANLIDAACEEIKSGKLHDQFAVGVVQGGAGTSTNMNANEVITNRALEIAGRSKGDYAFIHPNDHTNHSQSTNDTYPTAIKIALAFSLQNLLGELTLLADAFAAKGREFAHIVKVGRTQLQDAVPMTLGQEFNAFATTLREDVQRLEEAVALLGEVNMGATAIGTSINAPAGYKETVIKHLRQITGLDLKTAGDLVESTSDTGVFITFSGALKRSALKMSKIANDLRLLSSGPQAGIGEINLPARQAGSSIMPGKVNPVIPEAVSQVAYSVAGADVTVSMAVEGGQLQLNAFEPIIAHSLFQSITWLERAAQTFRINCVNGITANEAHIEDTVDRSVTVITALAPVIGYVAAAKLAKEALAKNEPIADLVVEHGLLERNELGEILHPERLTGMPADDSVDNTATSTEAVPRDEVTTELPIIPDPKG
- a CDS encoding RidA family protein; translated protein: MAEPTHTRLRMFNTKDTYPEQNLDNDLCQAVVAGGVVYLRGQIGQDLETRESVGIGDVTAQAEKAMANIAMLLEEAGSSLADIVKVTVYIIDPRYREDVYRTMGKWLKGVFPVSTGIVVQALARPEWLVEIDATAVISNTAEAGRTEVAQ
- a CDS encoding metal-sensitive transcriptional regulator: MLADPAAQKKILNRLRRAQGQLGAVITAVEDGSHCRDVIHQLSAVSKALDRAGFLIISTALRECLEDDEDDVRTDELEKLFLSMA
- a CDS encoding flavin-containing monooxygenase; translated protein: MSNTAAETTEVVVIGGGQAGIAMSEHLSERGVAHVVLEKDRVAEAWRSRRWDSLVANGPAWHDRFPTQEFEETDPDGFATKAEVADYFQKLVDRKDLPVRTGVTVTSVDENSGSRGYRVTTDSGVIDADYVVSATGPFQTPRIPGLIPEDAGFTQMHSSSYKNPDQLEDGGVLVVGAGSSGVQIAAEIQNSGRPVHLAVGPHDRPPRSYRGRDFCWWLGVLGLWDLVTPPAGAEHVTIAVSGAGGGHTVDFRDLADSGITLLGRANGYSDGKLVLGTDLQKNIANGDENYLSLLNAADEYIERNGLDLPPEPEAHVLGADPECVTNPILELDLAEAGIRTVIWATGFGVDYSWLNVEDVLDESGYPVHARGVSPVPGVYFLGLPWLSRRGSSFIWGVWHDAKYIADQIDIQRMYRDYAPAQARVAAIAV
- a CDS encoding LysR substrate-binding domain-containing protein, which encodes MVQRFAITLTQLSYFAECAKTLNMTEASQELHIAQSAVSTAINQLEKALGAPLFVRQHSKGLVLTSAGESLLHETREIFGRITDAVDSIQAGQREVRGTIVIACFQTIAPFLLPQLLQRLGERHPDLTVEVVEGDHEESIDALRSGRVELALNYDLTESDGIRAEIVGEARPHVIVGTDHRLARRKKVSLSELAEDDFVVLDLPDSREYFLNMLRLAGITPHVRYRSSSYETVRSMVAMGLGFSILNQRPRIRQTYTGERTTILEISDPVPTLHVAVSTLARSGQTAKAAAVADVVREILAEVAPESG
- the istA gene encoding IS21 family transposase, which gives rise to MVRKIRAKLVLQLRAEGLSGRAIASSQAMSRKSVTQVLDAANAAGLSWDDVKDCPDGEVYSLLFPGRGDHHSVFAQPDWERIHKEMARVGVTLKLLHGEYVDACAAAGDAAMSYDRFCRTYQRHVLVTGAASRVGHKAAQTIEVDWSGPTMRLYPSGASQPVTVYLFVACLPFSRYAFVYPSLDMSQDSWLRAHVAMFTAFDGSTPRIVPDNLKTGVIAHPRDGEVVLNDAYREMAAHYSAAVLPGRIRAPKDKASVENTVGHVATWVIAGLRDRRFASLPELASAIEERVAAYNAEPFQKRPGSRLSVFTTDEQPLLRRLPQVAYEISRWVYGRRVARNGHVSWARNYYSVPFAHIGAKVDLRITDRSLEVYSGHERITTHLLLPVTAANEYRTNEADLPVGEKYQLWDKPRARQWAERIGPSALVVIDRIFESVPIDEQGLNPALAVLRLARRYSAERVEAACRIALAGPVRSPRYAHVNPILVTGQDHTRADEAQPVEHGGYVRGASYYAGGRQ
- a CDS encoding DUF1028 domain-containing protein, which codes for MTFSLLLHDPETGEFGSAISSSSPAVAARCISLADGIGGVNSQNITDPRLGPAIISEMASGKNAQSALDAVVAAADPTAIDFRQLLVIDAAGKTAAHSGAQALGIFGARTENNAVAGGNMLADLTVLDAFVETALSATGRLEERLFAAFEAAMTAGGEAGPVHSAGLSVVNGSGWRVTDLRVDWADEDPIGQLGRLLEIWMPQRDDYITRGLDPAASPSYGVPGDDR
- a CDS encoding ATP-binding protein codes for the protein MTAIDTETKRKLREMGATPLLEALESQDEDLTMGMSFDERLQLIVDEAHSRFNHAKVEGLIRRAGLRYPAADLRQLSRVDERGLDQNVIAQLGTCGFIDRGQNVVFQGFTGSGKSYLGCALAKRACQHRIRAHYIRMPDLEEAWALAKDKPLGTTKLLKKYAAFTVLVIDEWLLDPPDEAMRSMLLELLERRYDTASTVFCTQYAKKDWHQRLGSGVHADAIMDRIVHNTIWVETGSHNMREHAALNS